In Halobaculum sp. XH14, a single genomic region encodes these proteins:
- a CDS encoding DUF5830 family protein: protein MPSNRTREETIELGVELLEHLEDEELPLAEAMDRIEAVTTNPALTRDILDTAEDRGVIDREGASVRTRRGGSFVRFESEVVTREGDFSCRRCGTAITTGHFVRFEAGELGPFGSSCVRKVLGRE from the coding sequence GTGCCGTCGAACCGAACCCGGGAGGAAACGATCGAACTCGGCGTCGAGCTACTCGAACACCTCGAGGACGAGGAACTGCCGCTCGCCGAGGCGATGGACCGCATCGAGGCGGTGACGACGAACCCCGCGCTCACCCGGGACATCCTCGACACGGCCGAGGACCGCGGGGTCATCGACCGCGAGGGCGCGTCGGTCCGTACCCGGCGCGGCGGCTCGTTCGTCCGGTTCGAGTCGGAGGTCGTGACCCGCGAGGGCGACTTTTCGTGTCGACGGTGTGGAACCGCCATCACCACCGGACACTTCGTGCGGTTCGAGGCCGGCGAACTCGGGCCGTTCGGCTCCTCGTGTGTGCGGAAGGTGCTCGGTCGGGAGTAG
- a CDS encoding amidohydrolase, whose amino-acid sequence MSDVLVVRGGTVHTQTERGTIEGNVLVEDGEVVAVGDVEAPDDAEVIDAEGMEVTPGLVDAHSHAGMAEWGEPEDGDFNEGTSATTPHVNALDGFHPRDEELKHAFQNGVTTVSSRMGSGNVIGGIICSMKTHGRTADGMFVREDGMKAAMGENPKRFHGEREGRQPSTRPGVAATLRESFMNAEDYLDRKEGASEEGEPFERDLGMENLSRVLTGDLPLRVHAHRADDIMTVFRIAEEFGIEDLSIEHATEGHVIAEEFVARDVPAIVGPSLSSASKYELRNITFETPAILHEAGVTVAIQTDAPVLPQQHLDVCVGLAVRAGLPEDVALDVVTTNPAEILGIEERVGSLAEGTDADLVVWDGPFHRFETSSQHVVVEGRHVFDREADSVDPREAYEW is encoded by the coding sequence ATGAGTGACGTGCTCGTGGTGCGGGGCGGCACCGTCCACACGCAGACCGAACGGGGGACGATCGAGGGGAACGTGCTCGTCGAGGACGGCGAGGTCGTCGCCGTCGGCGACGTCGAGGCGCCCGACGACGCCGAGGTCATCGACGCCGAGGGGATGGAGGTGACGCCGGGGCTCGTCGACGCGCACAGCCACGCCGGGATGGCCGAGTGGGGCGAACCCGAGGACGGCGACTTCAACGAGGGGACGAGCGCGACGACCCCGCACGTCAACGCGCTCGACGGCTTCCACCCGCGCGACGAGGAACTCAAACACGCGTTCCAGAACGGCGTCACGACCGTCTCCTCGCGGATGGGCTCCGGCAACGTCATCGGGGGCATCATCTGCTCGATGAAGACCCACGGCCGCACCGCCGACGGAATGTTCGTGCGCGAGGACGGCATGAAGGCCGCGATGGGCGAGAACCCCAAGCGCTTCCACGGCGAGCGCGAGGGCCGCCAGCCCTCGACCCGGCCGGGCGTCGCGGCGACGCTCCGGGAATCGTTCATGAACGCCGAGGACTACCTCGACCGGAAGGAAGGGGCGTCCGAGGAGGGCGAGCCGTTCGAGCGCGACCTCGGCATGGAGAACCTCTCCCGCGTGCTGACGGGCGACCTGCCGCTCCGCGTCCACGCCCACCGCGCGGACGACATCATGACCGTGTTCCGCATCGCCGAGGAGTTCGGCATCGAGGACCTCTCCATCGAGCACGCGACCGAGGGCCACGTCATCGCCGAGGAGTTCGTGGCGCGCGACGTTCCCGCCATCGTCGGCCCGTCGCTCTCCTCGGCCTCGAAGTACGAACTCCGGAACATCACGTTCGAGACGCCCGCCATCCTCCACGAGGCGGGCGTCACCGTCGCCATCCAGACCGACGCGCCCGTGTTGCCCCAGCAGCACCTCGACGTCTGCGTCGGCCTCGCGGTCCGCGCGGGCCTGCCCGAGGACGTCGCGCTCGACGTGGTGACGACGAACCCCGCCGAGATCCTCGGCATCGAGGAGCGCGTCGGGTCGCTCGCGGAGGGCACCGACGCGGACCTCGTCGTCTGGGACGGGCCCTTCCACCGGTTCGAGACGAGCAGCCAGCACGTCGTCGTCGAGGGAAGACACGTGTTCGACCGGGAGGCCGACAGCGTCGACCCGCGCGAGGCGTACGAGTGGTGA
- a CDS encoding PAS domain-containing response regulator, with amino-acid sequence MSTRADIRVLHVDDNVQFGDLVATYLEREDDRLDVVTSTGAADGLDLLEADRFECVVSDFDMSGTDGLAFLEAVRAEHSNLPFVLFTGKGSEEIASRAISAGVTDYLQKGGGAEQYAVLANRIGNAVARYRAERQVVQGFEALESAREGIGILDEDGHFTYVNEAYARTVGYSSEELIDEHWELLYPPDGVAVVREKVIPAVSTTGDWSGEIECVRKDGKRIVVDHSLSICEGGAFICRIDDLTEEFEHAGLARSDAAMLERALDAFGDAMFVLDPDGSVNRVNEAAETASGHDRTELRRMRIYQVVSEADWEALEESIRTAIRTGESTVETELVADDGTTVPYEFRERRLLDRTDEVVGVLVVGRDLRPPPSGPQRIERREAGPESPHG; translated from the coding sequence ATGAGTACCAGAGCCGACATCCGGGTGCTGCACGTCGACGACAACGTACAGTTCGGCGATCTCGTCGCGACGTACCTCGAACGGGAGGACGACCGGCTGGACGTCGTCACCTCGACGGGCGCGGCGGATGGGCTCGACCTGCTCGAGGCCGATCGCTTCGAGTGCGTCGTGAGCGACTTCGACATGTCGGGGACGGACGGCCTGGCGTTCCTGGAGGCGGTCCGGGCGGAGCACTCGAACCTCCCGTTCGTCCTCTTCACGGGCAAGGGGAGCGAGGAGATCGCCAGCAGGGCGATCTCGGCCGGCGTCACCGACTACCTCCAGAAGGGCGGGGGCGCGGAACAGTACGCGGTGCTGGCGAACCGCATCGGCAACGCGGTCGCGCGATACCGGGCCGAACGGCAGGTCGTGCAGGGGTTCGAGGCGCTGGAGTCCGCCCGCGAGGGGATCGGCATCCTCGACGAGGACGGCCACTTCACGTACGTCAACGAGGCGTACGCGCGGACGGTCGGCTACTCGAGCGAGGAGCTGATCGACGAGCACTGGGAGCTGCTGTACCCGCCTGACGGCGTCGCCGTCGTCCGCGAGAAGGTCATCCCGGCGGTCTCGACGACCGGCGACTGGTCGGGGGAGATCGAGTGCGTCAGGAAGGACGGGAAGCGCATCGTCGTCGATCACTCGCTCTCGATCTGTGAGGGTGGCGCGTTCATCTGCCGCATCGACGACCTCACGGAGGAGTTCGAACACGCCGGGCTCGCCCGCTCGGACGCGGCGATGCTGGAACGGGCGCTCGACGCCTTCGGGGACGCGATGTTCGTTCTCGACCCCGACGGTAGCGTCAACCGCGTGAACGAGGCCGCCGAGACGGCGTCCGGCCACGACCGAACGGAACTCCGGAGGATGCGCATCTATCAGGTGGTCTCGGAAGCCGACTGGGAGGCGCTCGAGGAGAGCATCCGGACCGCCATCCGGACGGGCGAGTCGACCGTCGAAACCGAACTCGTCGCCGACGACGGGACGACCGTGCCATACGAGTTCCGCGAGCGGCGGCTGCTCGACCGGACCGACGAGGTGGTGGGGGTTCTCGTGGTCGGGCGCGACCTCCGCCCACCCCCGAGCGGCCCGCAGCGGATCGAACGGCGGGAAGCCGGGCCCGAGAGCCCCCACGGCTGA
- a CDS encoding DUF7115 domain-containing protein, which produces MSLPELVQREMGEEDPVAQVHLGGDDELFITPTRTLIYRGEGLLSDESVEEYPHDAERIEVSESRRKAKLTLDYGLDGEQTFAIPRKKLDGVLHPVIAGVLSAAGITDAGETVERTFRFSDLTLVVTSARVVKHIGGAVWDDEFEEFPYDDVTDLTFEEGSVATSVVLSVNGRQERFKAPAEEARAVRALLTDTLTAYYDVDGLEAFRALSADAEGEDEEGQAEVDFGDGPDPLSAEPAEVDDPQNATRDDPLEESPAGDDAGTGSTVEELSGNGGASTGTTAGANAGGAAAAATEPPEEDAFEGSGFEVAEPTDDAAEELAALRAEVESQGERLDHQAELIEQLIQELRRGR; this is translated from the coding sequence ATGAGTCTTCCGGAACTGGTCCAGCGGGAGATGGGCGAGGAGGACCCCGTCGCCCAGGTCCACCTCGGGGGGGACGACGAACTGTTCATCACCCCGACGCGAACGCTCATCTACCGCGGCGAGGGGCTGCTCTCCGACGAGTCGGTCGAGGAGTACCCCCACGACGCCGAGCGCATCGAGGTGTCCGAGTCGCGGCGCAAGGCGAAGCTGACGCTCGATTACGGGCTCGACGGCGAGCAGACGTTCGCCATCCCGCGCAAGAAACTCGACGGCGTGTTGCACCCGGTCATCGCCGGCGTGCTCTCGGCGGCCGGCATCACGGACGCCGGCGAGACGGTCGAACGGACGTTCCGCTTTTCGGACCTGACGCTCGTCGTCACGAGCGCCCGCGTCGTCAAACACATCGGCGGGGCCGTCTGGGACGACGAGTTCGAGGAGTTCCCGTACGACGACGTGACCGACCTGACCTTCGAGGAGGGGAGCGTCGCCACCTCGGTCGTCCTCTCGGTGAACGGCCGACAGGAACGCTTCAAGGCCCCGGCAGAGGAGGCACGCGCGGTCCGAGCGCTGCTCACGGACACGCTCACGGCCTACTACGACGTCGACGGGCTGGAGGCGTTCCGGGCGCTCTCGGCGGACGCGGAGGGCGAGGACGAGGAGGGGCAAGCGGAGGTGGACTTCGGCGACGGGCCGGACCCCCTCTCGGCCGAACCCGCGGAGGTCGACGACCCGCAGAACGCGACCCGGGATGACCCCCTCGAGGAGTCGCCCGCCGGCGACGACGCCGGCACCGGCAGCACGGTCGAGGAACTGAGCGGAAACGGCGGTGCGAGCACCGGGACGACCGCGGGTGCGAACGCGGGCGGCGCGGCGGCCGCGGCGACCGAACCCCCCGAGGAGGACGCGTTCGAGGGGAGCGGCTTCGAGGTTGCGGAGCCGACGGACGACGCCGCCGAGGAGCTCGCGGCGCTCCGGGCGGAAGTCGAGTCGCAGGGCGAACGGCTCGACCACCAGGCGGAGCTCATCGAGCAGTTGATCCAGGAACTCCGTCGCGGCCGCTGA
- a CDS encoding nitrite/sulfite reductase yields MPTDVERWKSETYGNEIREHLFEFAREGWESIPEDEHDAWFERFKWWGLYHQRNGQESYFMMRIGTPNGVLEPGQLRVVGEIADEYARGPGENPEFGAAYCDWTTRQSIQLHWIRLEDVPAIFEKLEANGLSTQQACGDSWRNIVGCPVAGKDRHEFVDALPVALNLHDTFKGDDEHSNLPRKWKVSVTGCREGCGQGDINDLALEPAEKDGRKGFNVRVGGGLARNEPRLARDIDVFVEPDDANEVAGAISALFREHGNREDRYSARIKFLVDEWGTEKLREVLQEEFVDFELESAGEDLREEYTYNSGRATGGHHDHVGVHEQNDGNYYVGLNVLVGRMGVADTLELADLADEYGSGEVRLTQRQNVLLTDVPEGSLDDLLAEPLLEDYSPDPHPFMRGSIACTGTEFCSLSIVETKNRQVRYARWLKENVDLPDGVEDFHIHLSGCTASCAQPQIADVSLRGMKTRKDGEPVEALDIGLGGGLGEDPRFADWVGQRVPADEVPGAIGNLLGSFEERREGAESFRDFVERSDEETLEELIDPEETSYEDPYMHNTKLTWYPYADADDMDDSPAPARADGTPITADD; encoded by the coding sequence ATGCCCACGGACGTCGAACGCTGGAAGTCGGAGACGTACGGCAACGAGATCAGGGAGCACCTGTTCGAGTTCGCACGGGAGGGGTGGGAGTCGATCCCCGAGGACGAACACGACGCCTGGTTCGAGCGCTTCAAGTGGTGGGGACTGTACCACCAGCGGAACGGCCAGGAGAGCTACTTCATGATGCGGATCGGCACGCCCAACGGCGTGCTGGAGCCGGGACAACTGCGCGTGGTCGGCGAGATCGCGGACGAGTACGCCCGCGGCCCCGGCGAGAACCCCGAGTTCGGCGCGGCCTACTGCGACTGGACGACCCGCCAGTCGATCCAGCTCCACTGGATCCGGCTCGAGGACGTTCCCGCCATCTTCGAGAAACTGGAGGCGAACGGCCTGTCGACCCAGCAGGCGTGTGGCGACTCCTGGCGGAACATCGTGGGCTGTCCGGTCGCCGGCAAGGACCGCCACGAGTTCGTCGACGCGCTGCCGGTCGCGCTGAACCTCCACGACACGTTCAAGGGTGACGACGAGCACTCGAACCTCCCGCGCAAGTGGAAGGTGTCGGTGACCGGCTGCCGCGAGGGCTGCGGCCAGGGCGACATCAACGACCTCGCGCTGGAGCCGGCCGAGAAGGACGGCCGGAAGGGGTTCAACGTCCGCGTCGGCGGCGGCCTCGCGCGGAACGAGCCGCGGCTCGCCCGCGACATCGACGTGTTCGTCGAGCCCGACGACGCCAACGAGGTGGCGGGCGCAATCTCCGCGCTGTTCCGCGAGCACGGCAACCGCGAGGACCGCTACTCCGCGCGCATCAAGTTCCTCGTCGACGAGTGGGGCACCGAGAAGCTCCGTGAGGTCCTCCAGGAGGAGTTCGTCGACTTCGAACTCGAATCGGCCGGCGAGGACCTCCGCGAGGAGTACACGTACAACTCGGGACGCGCGACCGGCGGTCACCACGACCACGTCGGCGTCCACGAGCAGAACGACGGCAACTACTACGTCGGCCTGAACGTGCTCGTCGGCCGGATGGGCGTCGCGGACACGCTCGAACTCGCGGACCTGGCCGACGAGTACGGCTCCGGCGAGGTTCGGCTCACCCAGCGACAGAACGTCCTCCTCACCGACGTGCCCGAGGGGAGCCTCGACGACCTCCTCGCCGAGCCGCTGCTGGAGGACTACTCGCCGGACCCGCACCCGTTCATGCGCGGCTCCATCGCCTGCACCGGCACCGAGTTCTGCTCGCTTTCAATCGTGGAGACGAAGAACCGCCAGGTGCGCTACGCCCGCTGGCTGAAGGAGAACGTCGACCTCCCCGACGGCGTCGAGGACTTCCACATCCATCTCTCGGGCTGTACGGCCTCGTGCGCCCAGCCCCAGATCGCGGACGTCAGCCTCCGGGGGATGAAGACCCGCAAGGACGGCGAGCCGGTCGAGGCGCTCGACATCGGCCTCGGCGGCGGCCTCGGCGAGGACCCGCGCTTTGCCGACTGGGTCGGCCAGCGCGTCCCCGCCGACGAGGTGCCGGGCGCCATCGGGAACCTGCTCGGGAGCTTCGAGGAGCGCCGCGAGGGCGCGGAGTCGTTCCGCGACTTCGTCGAGCGCAGCGACGAGGAGACGCTGGAGGAGCTGATCGACCCCGAGGAGACCTCCTACGAGGATCCGTACATGCACAACACGAAGCTGACGTGGTACCCGTACGCCGACGCGGACGACATGGACGACAGTCCGGCACCGGCCCGCGCGGACGGAACGCCCATCACCGCGGACGACTAG
- a CDS encoding CBS domain-containing protein → MLVREVMSPEPVTVAADATLREAVERMLRERVGSVLLTRDGDPAGILTETDALRGAYRAERSLAAVPAAAAATEGLVTVPPTATTRRAVELMRDDGVKKLVVTEGLDAVGVVTTTDLAHNQPALLREAHEIESGRGDWEPGE, encoded by the coding sequence ATGCTCGTGCGCGAGGTGATGTCCCCCGAGCCGGTGACCGTCGCCGCGGACGCGACGCTCCGCGAGGCGGTCGAACGGATGCTCCGCGAGCGCGTCGGCAGCGTCCTGCTCACGCGGGACGGCGATCCGGCGGGAATCCTCACCGAGACGGACGCGCTCCGCGGCGCGTATCGGGCCGAGCGCTCGCTCGCCGCGGTTCCGGCCGCGGCGGCCGCGACCGAGGGGCTGGTGACGGTCCCCCCGACCGCGACGACGCGGCGGGCGGTCGAACTGATGCGGGACGACGGCGTGAAGAAGCTCGTCGTGACCGAGGGCCTCGACGCGGTCGGGGTCGTCACGACCACCGACCTCGCGCACAACCAGCCCGCGCTCCTCCGTGAAGCCCACGAGATCGAGTCCGGCCGCGGTGACTGGGAGCCCGGGGAGTGA